The region TGTATACTTCAAAGGCACCAATGACTTCACCATGTTCGTTTACCACGGGCAGGTACGTTTCAACAACATCAAGATCGTTTTTTTTCTCTCCAACCACGTCCTGGATAGAGTCTTTCCGGTTGAACGATGAGTTAACCTTGCCCTTCAAGGCATCTTGCAGCCGTAAATTTTTAGAGTCATCAATATTAACAATGGCGGTGTCAGTACTATATTTAATGATTCCATCTTTGGAAAATATTTTAATTTTAACGATACTCATCTTGCCGAGAATCGACCTTATTTCTTTATCGAATCGCAGATATTCCTCTGAAGAGGTTGGATCAAGAGTTTCTTCGGATGGTGTACTCTCAGCAACTAAGTTACTTGAAACAAGTATGCGGTCTGGTTGGATGGCGGACAGGACAACAACAGGTTTTTCCAATAGCGTCGAGAGGTTTTTTTGGGCAGCTTCAGCCGAGCTTTTATCGCCGAAAGTGCCGAGACGCACAGTATAATATTTGCCTATTTTCTCTACCCGAACTGGCATAGCAATCTGCTTTTTGGCAAGGGCGGCCGCAAGTTCGTTATATCTCTTTAACGACCCTGATTTGAGCGAAAAGGTGCCCGCCTGAATTGAATAGCTGGTCTTTTCTAACGTGGGGGTCGGTGAAGGTGCAACGTTATTTTCAAGGGAGTTCTTTTGTAATAATGAAAAGAGTTTATTCCCTTCCTGTTCCAGAAAAACTTTACTGAACATTACAGAGTCTCTCTCAGCCTCTTTGATGTTGGCCTTTTTTGAGATTGACTGTATACCAAGCCCACAAATAGCAATAATAAGCAGAAATGAAATTATAGAAATACCAACGAACAGCTTCAAAAGCTGTTTAGGGTTTTGTGATTGAGCTTTAATTAATTTCATTGAAGGCCTCGAAATTTAACTGCAATCATTACGAGATCGGTACGACGCGAAAACTATTTTTCCAAAAGATTTTTGTATCGTTTAAAGGCTGAATGTAACACGACACTACTGTCTTGTTCTTTCAGTAGCGCCGCTGCGATATTGACTGTATTTTTGGCAACTCTTGATGCCGGTGCAAAAAGGCAATATGGAGTCCGCCTGGCAATAGCGGCGCCCACGGTAGAGTCTCGTAAGATATAGCCGATATTTCCCACCGAGGCGCCAAGAAACTGCATGGCGCAATCAGAGAAACGTTTCCCAACCAGGGCCGCCTCTTTCAGAGAGGAAGCCATATTCACGATAGAATACTGCGGGCCTTTAAACCCCTTACTGTGCAACGCCTTAAACAACCCATAGGCGTCCGCCAGCGAGGTAATATCAGGGCTCAGGACATAGACAATTTCATCTGCGGCAAACAGGAAGTCCCGCACCTCAGCACCCATGCCGGCCGCGGTATCGACAATAATGATATCAGTACAACGCTCAATCTCCTCTAAAGCACCAATCATTTTCCGGCGTTGGGCAGAACTGCTGTCGGCCAGTTGAATAATCCCTGAACCACCGGCAACAATACCGATACCTTCGGGGCCAGACATTATCACATCGGAGATCTGCAAATCGGTGTTTATGAAATCGCGCAGAGTATACCTGGGTTGAACGCCGGCCAGCAGATGAATATTTGCCATTCCAAGGTCGGCATCCAGAACCAGAGCCATCTTCCCCATGCGCTGAAAGGAGAGAGCCAGGTTCAGGGCAATATTACTTTTGCCGACCCCGCCCTTGCCGGACGTGACGGCGATAACCCTGGCATACTGTAATTTTCTGGGCAGAGACTGCTCAACTTCGGAGATCTGGCCTGTGTGTAGTGCGTGGATTTTTATGAGGGCTTCTACTGCTTCGGCATTGAACAGGAGGCTATTGCCGTGCAGGATTTTGCCTGGGAGTTTGTCGGCATACTCTGACTCATAAAATCGAATCAGACTCTCTTCAAGAGAGGTTTGTGAAACTAACTGTTCAATGGATAACAATGATTTCATTATCCGACACCGCCAACTAATTTATTTCTTATATAGCCGACGTTGGCAACTGTCAGCAATGGCCTCTGCTGCCTTGGCAAGAACCGTTTCAATAACAAACGGCTTTTTAAGACAGGCGAACGCCCCCATGGCAACGGTCTCCTTAATCTCATCCAACGAGGCCAAGCCGGTAACAATAATAACAGGGATATCAGGATACTCAACCTTAACAAACTGTAGCACCTCAAGCCCGTCTTTTCGGGGCATACGAATATCAAGTAGAATAAGGTGGTACTTCTTATACCGCAAAAGACCGATTCCCTCAACCCCATCGTAGGCGCCATCAACTTCATAGCCTGCCGACTTCAGGCATTCCTGCAGCATCTCATTTAATATCTTCTCATCATCAACGACGAGGACTCGACAGACTTCATCGGCATCTGAATGGGTAACCTTTTGATCAACGGCCTTTTTCAGAGCCCGCAGACGACCACCCTGATCCACCGGCAGCAGGACTGTAAAGGTGGTGCCCTTACCAATCTCACTACTGACCCGAAGCGCCCCATGGTTCTGCTCCATAATGGAGTGAGAAATGGCCAGACCAAGTCCGGTGCCCTCACCTTCCTTTTTGGTGGTAAAAAATGGATCAAAGATTTTAGCCAGATTATCCTTGGCTATTCCCGTTCCTGTATCGGTGACCGTGACTGCTACCTGCCCATTGCTATTGGTCTCACCTCGCAAAATAATTTTGCCACCGCCCGGCATTGCATGATTGGCATTAATAAGCAGATTAATTAAAACCTGCTCTATTTGAGAGGCATCAACAAAAACATTGGGCAGATCTTTCGGGATGTAATTTTCGACTTCAATTTTGGCCGCCGGACTCCTGTCCGCCGAAAGGGCAAGCACCTTTTCCATCACAGCCCAGATATCGGTCTCACTGAGTTTGGGCTGAGTTGGCCGGGCAAACCCCATCAGATCGCCAATAATCTTTGATATTCGTTTTTCCTGGCCGGAGATAACATCCAGCCGCTCCTTTATATCAGTAGCACCTTCCGTCCGGCTAAGCATTTTCGACATGAGCTGAATATTAAGCGAAATAATTGTCAGCGGGTTATTGATCTCATGGGCAGCACCTGCGGCAAGTCGGCCAACTGTTGCCAGGCGATGGGAATGGAACAGCTGCCGCTGACTTTCTTCCATTTTGCGTGAGGTTTCAGCCATCTCCTTAGCCTGGACATGAAGATCCTTAACCAGCAAAATTCGCTCGATACTATTGGCCGCCGCCGATGAAAAAATCTCAAAATTACGGCTCAACCCTTCCATTTTCTCAAAAGCAGAGCCAACTCCCTGAAAATCGATCATCAACTCACCGATAATCCTTTCAGGCCGGCCATGACTTTTTTTATCAGCCACAAAAAAACTTGCCATGAACTCCGAACCAGCAACAATCTCAGCAACACCAGACTCCATTATGCTGCCCTGGTCAAACTCAACGCTGGCAAGCTTCAGGCGTTGAATAGCCTCTGATTCGATATCGGCATTGCCCCGCCCACTGGAGAGCTGCATCTGGTTATGGTTTGCCGGCACCACAAACTCATCAAAGCCATGCCTGTTGGAAACAACTCCAACAAACTGCTCTTTTTGCTTATCAATAACCATACAGAGAATCCGGGAAACGCCAAAGGCATCTCGTGCTGCCAGCAGAACCTCCTGAATCGCATCAGTAAGTGCCATCCCGCTCTTCAATCTGCGAGTCATTTTGTAAGTAGCGTCCAAAACCCTGTTCTCGCCCACAAGCTCCTTGTTCTGGCGATCAAGATTGATACTCATACTACCCAGGCTGGCATTTGCCGAGCTCACCAAATTTGTATAGTTATCCTTGTCATAAATCCCAAGAACCTTGCTCAGCTCCTCAACACGCTCTTTCACCTCAATAACTATTGCATCCACATCTTCAATCGATAGATTGTGATGAAGCATCATTTTCTCCATGGCATAGTGAAAATGCTCATGATCATAAGCATCAACGCTCAGAAAATAACTGGAGCCAATATGATGAGTTACACACAGAGCATCTGCAAACCTGATCACCTGAAAAAGATTTTTCTGTTCAGGTAAAATCGTTTCAAAGACCGGCTGATGATGAAGCCACATGGCCTTAACCAACTGTTCCGGGAACATCCACTGTTCGGCAACAAGTTTGCCAACCTCTGTGTGATTTGTGCCCATGACTTCATCTTCGAGATCAAGGGCAATCGGCTTAGAAACGCCGTAACCGCCCTGTTGTTCGAGCTCACCACAAACCCTGGCAAACTGTTCAGGTAGATGCAGATAGCAAACAAGCTTGCCGATATCGTGCACCAGTCCAGCTAAATAGGCCTCTTCAGGAACCGCAAAATACAACCTCTTCGCCAGAACTTCTGCAGCAACCGCCACCCCGATTGAATGAAGCCAGAAACTGACAAAATCATCCTTTTTCGAGGCCAGCTTGCCCTTAAAACAGTCAAAAACCGTCACCGACAGAATCAGACTTCGTATGGTGTTAAAGCCGAGCAATGATATTGCCCGTGAAATTGTTGTAACTTCGACCCGGGCACCAATAAAGGCCGAGTTAGCATAATGCAAAATTCTACCGGCTAGAACCTGGTCGTTTTTCAGCAGATCCGCCACCGACTCGAAACTTGATTCCTCACCCTCCAGCAACCGAATTGCCTCCATGGCAATGGCCGGCAGTGTCGGGATACTGTTAACATCAATGTGTTTATTAATCGTATGTCGTGTCATTGTTGATTCCATATAAAGAGATAATGACAGTGGTTGGTAACCGTTTGTTCACTGGCCTGTAACCAGGTTGACAGCCATTAATTTCTGAAATGATCGAATCCCGTAAAACCTACCTTTTTATCAAACGAAGCAGACTTTAAACTCACGCCCTGCTCTGCGACGATTTCACCTATGCAATAGATGGTCATACCACAACCCGAACGAACTTTACCACACAACTCTTCTTTGGCTGAAGCCGGGCTGGTAAACAACAACCGGTAATCCTCGCCGCCGCTGACAGCTAAATCCAGGCATGAAACATCGTAGGCGGCTGCCGCTGATTTTAAGGCATCCGAAACTGGGATACAGCCAGCATCAATCACGGCGCCGCAGGAACTTTCCTCACAGATATGCGCTAAATCGGTGCCAAGCCCGTCCGACATATCAATCATTGCTGTAACCAGACCCGAGCCCGACAGAATCAAACCCAGCGCAACTTCCGGCGTCGGATCAAGATGAGCCTTTATAAGCGAAGGCCAGGCCAGGACATCATGCTCTCCTGCGCCGGAACAGATCATCAAACCCCCGGCGGCATCGCCAAGCGTTCCACTCACCCAGACCAGATCGCCAACCTTGGCCCCTGATCGGTAAAGAATACAATCCTCACTCACTTCGCCCAAAACTGTTACCGAGACTGACATGTCAGAGCCACTTTTCACAGTATCCCCGCCAATCAATATGGCCCCAAAGGCTTTAGCCTGGGCCAGGAACCCATGTACAAAGGCCTCAAGAAAACTTTCGTTGCATTTTGCCGGCACTGCAATCGATAACAGTAAAAAAGTCGGTTGGCCGCCCATTGCGGCAATATCACTGATATTAACTGCGGCAGCCTTTTTCCCGAGCAAAGTCGGGGGATGCCAGCTTAAATCAAAATGGACACCCTCAACAAGAGAATCGACGCTGATCAGTCCCAATCTCGAGCTGTCAGCGCTATCGATTCTATAGACCGCACAGTCATCGCCAATACCCTTAACCAACAATTTGTTGTCAGGTATAATCTGCTCTCGGATATTTGAGATGAAATCACGTTCAGAAATCATTTAACTATACAGTAAACTGTTTGTACTGCCCCAGGTGGTTCACTCAGGATCAAAATCATTTGATCCGGCGTAACCCGCCTCGTTCTTTTATGGAAAGAGCTTTCTTAGTTGTTTTTTTGGGCGGCGTCGCCGCAGGGATATCTTCAGAAAAATCCAGTGCCTGAATAAATCGCCCCTCTCCGGCCATTGTGAAAATTTCCTGGCCTGTAAACTGAGGGTCGCGTAGTGTCCAGACCACCTTTTGAGGGGGAACACCAAGTATGGTTAAAGCGACATTCCACCATTCATCTTTGACAGTGGCATCCCGACTGATATCGCGGACCATGGCGTAAAAAACAGATTGTGGCTTTTCAACAGCAACGAGAACAATATCCCCGACCTCTGTTGTCGATTTAAATTTGATAACTTTTCGTAATTCTTTGACTATTTGATCCATAGTTTTTCTCTAGAAGCACACCTTGCATACCACAACGTAACACAACCCAAACAAATAACACCGAGAGTTCATATTATTTGTAAAACGACAATAATGTCAACAACTAACCTCAGTTACCAACAAATAATCAACAAATAATCAACAAATAATCAACTCGTAGTTAAGAAACCGGCCAGCACCTGACAGGCCAGTTCTAATTGGCGCAGCTCAATGAATTCATCGGCTTGATGGGCCTGGGCTGAATTTCCAGGGCCCCAGACCATACATGGCCCACGACCCTGTAATTGAGAGCAGTCGGTGGCAAATGGAACGGCCTTCAGTGTTGCATCAAGGCCGTTATGGAGTAGAGATCTTTGAAAGGACTTAACAAGAGCAGTTTCTGGATCGGTGTCAATTCCCCTGCCGGCAAATAGCGGAATAACCCGCCCCCTTGTGCCTACGATACGAACAATGGAGGCATGAATTTGGGCCGGACTCTGCACTGGCAACAAACGGATATCCACCAGGATACGATGTCTGGAGTCATCCTCTAAAATTTCGGTGCTATTCATAACAGCATTGCCCAGTTCAGGGTGACAACTCTGCTCTAAAACATGTTGAAAATCCCTTAGGCCAGCCATGATTTCCGACACCGGCAATACCGCCTCTTTTATGGCTAGAATACGACAACGATAGACACCTCTGTGGGCATAAACCGGCTGCAACAGGGTTGGTTCCATGCCAATACAGAGATCCCAACCCAAGGGGTTTTTTTTGGCCAGCACAGCAGAACCGGACATCGAGCACTCTTCATCAACCGTTGCTGCCAGTGTAACATCATACTTCAGCGAAGTCTTCTGCTGCTTGAGTTCGACCAGGACAGCAAGAATGGCGGCAAGTGACCCTTTATCATCGCATGAACCCCTCCCCCAGACCTTCCCATTTTTGAGCTCACCAGAAAAAGGGGCTACCATCCCTTTCGCACTGACAGTATCCATATGGGCTAGAAAAATAACCTTAGGCAACCCAGGATTAGAACACGATACAATAAAATTGTAGCGATCAGGAAGGGCCTCCTGAAGGTGCCAGTCCAGATCATGTTCACAGCATACGCGCTGCAAAACCGCCGCAACTCCAAACTCGGCGGACCCCGGAGTTGCAATAGCATCAGACGACTCACTCGGCACTCGCACCAACTCACGGGTCAGGCTGACAGCAGAGGCTATAATTTCATTCATAAGAAGTAAACACGGAGGGGCAAAAAAGGGGTAAGGCTACAATCAACTACCACCTAGCGGGTTTATTGGTCGATCTTTCGTACCTCAGCAACAAGCTGAACGATTTTATCAATATCTTTTCGACCGGGAGCAGTTTCAACTCCGGAGTTCACATCAACGGCGAATGGCCGTACAGTGGCAATAGCTGTACCGATATTTTCGGGCGTAAGCCCCCCTGCCAGGATAAATTCAGCCGGAATATCCATTTTTTCCAGCTGCTGCCAATCAAAAACTTCACCTGTCCCACCGGCCTTGTTTTTACTATAGGTATCAAAAAGAAAACCCTTTACAACATCAGCATAGACCGAGCAGGAAACACTCCCTTGGTTTTGCACCCTGAAGGCCT is a window of Desulfobulbaceae bacterium DNA encoding:
- the thiL gene encoding thiamine-phosphate kinase; translated protein: MISERDFISNIREQIIPDNKLLVKGIGDDCAVYRIDSADSSRLGLISVDSLVEGVHFDLSWHPPTLLGKKAAAVNISDIAAMGGQPTFLLLSIAVPAKCNESFLEAFVHGFLAQAKAFGAILIGGDTVKSGSDMSVSVTVLGEVSEDCILYRSGAKVGDLVWVSGTLGDAAGGLMICSGAGEHDVLAWPSLIKAHLDPTPEVALGLILSGSGLVTAMIDMSDGLGTDLAHICEESSCGAVIDAGCIPVSDALKSAAAAYDVSCLDLAVSGGEDYRLLFTSPASAKEELCGKVRSGCGMTIYCIGEIVAEQGVSLKSASFDKKVGFTGFDHFRN
- a CDS encoding M20/M25/M40 family metallo-hydrolase, producing MNEIIASAVSLTRELVRVPSESSDAIATPGSAEFGVAAVLQRVCCEHDLDWHLQEALPDRYNFIVSCSNPGLPKVIFLAHMDTVSAKGMVAPFSGELKNGKVWGRGSCDDKGSLAAILAVLVELKQQKTSLKYDVTLAATVDEECSMSGSAVLAKKNPLGWDLCIGMEPTLLQPVYAHRGVYRCRILAIKEAVLPVSEIMAGLRDFQHVLEQSCHPELGNAVMNSTEILEDDSRHRILVDIRLLPVQSPAQIHASIVRIVGTRGRVIPLFAGRGIDTDPETALVKSFQRSLLHNGLDATLKAVPFATDCSQLQGRGPCMVWGPGNSAQAHQADEFIELRQLELACQVLAGFLTTS
- a CDS encoding phosphoribosylanthranilate isomerase → MANRTRIKICGITEYCDTQAIIEQGVDALGFIFVKESPRCILPEVAREIIRKLPPLVDAVGVFMNEDPLEVNDIAQYCGLSLIQLHGSEPPEYCQTIDSPVIKAFRVQNQGSVSCSVYADVVKGFLFDTYSKNKAGGTGEVFDWQQLEKMDIPAEFILAGGLTPENIGTAIATVRPFAVDVNSGVETAPGRKDIDKIVQLVAEVRKIDQ
- a CDS encoding SPOR domain-containing protein; this translates as MKLIKAQSQNPKQLLKLFVGISIISFLLIIAICGLGIQSISKKANIKEAERDSVMFSKVFLEQEGNKLFSLLQKNSLENNVAPSPTPTLEKTSYSIQAGTFSLKSGSLKRYNELAAALAKKQIAMPVRVEKIGKYYTVRLGTFGDKSSAEAAQKNLSTLLEKPVVVLSAIQPDRILVSSNLVAESTPSEETLDPTSSEEYLRFDKEIRSILGKMSIVKIKIFSKDGIIKYSTDTAIVNIDDSKNLRLQDALKGKVNSSFNRKDSIQDVVGEKKNDLDVVETYLPVVNEHGEVIGAFEVY
- a CDS encoding MinD/ParA family protein, producing the protein MKSLLSIEQLVSQTSLEESLIRFYESEYADKLPGKILHGNSLLFNAEAVEALIKIHALHTGQISEVEQSLPRKLQYARVIAVTSGKGGVGKSNIALNLALSFQRMGKMALVLDADLGMANIHLLAGVQPRYTLRDFINTDLQISDVIMSGPEGIGIVAGGSGIIQLADSSSAQRRKMIGALEEIERCTDIIIVDTAAGMGAEVRDFLFAADEIVYVLSPDITSLADAYGLFKALHSKGFKGPQYSIVNMASSLKEAALVGKRFSDCAMQFLGASVGNIGYILRDSTVGAAIARRTPYCLFAPASRVAKNTVNIAAALLKEQDSSVVLHSAFKRYKNLLEK
- a CDS encoding HDOD domain-containing protein; the encoded protein is MTRHTINKHIDVNSIPTLPAIAMEAIRLLEGEESSFESVADLLKNDQVLAGRILHYANSAFIGARVEVTTISRAISLLGFNTIRSLILSVTVFDCFKGKLASKKDDFVSFWLHSIGVAVAAEVLAKRLYFAVPEEAYLAGLVHDIGKLVCYLHLPEQFARVCGELEQQGGYGVSKPIALDLEDEVMGTNHTEVGKLVAEQWMFPEQLVKAMWLHHQPVFETILPEQKNLFQVIRFADALCVTHHIGSSYFLSVDAYDHEHFHYAMEKMMLHHNLSIEDVDAIVIEVKERVEELSKVLGIYDKDNYTNLVSSANASLGSMSINLDRQNKELVGENRVLDATYKMTRRLKSGMALTDAIQEVLLAARDAFGVSRILCMVIDKQKEQFVGVVSNRHGFDEFVVPANHNQMQLSSGRGNADIESEAIQRLKLASVEFDQGSIMESGVAEIVAGSEFMASFFVADKKSHGRPERIIGELMIDFQGVGSAFEKMEGLSRNFEIFSSAAANSIERILLVKDLHVQAKEMAETSRKMEESQRQLFHSHRLATVGRLAAGAAHEINNPLTIISLNIQLMSKMLSRTEGATDIKERLDVISGQEKRISKIIGDLMGFARPTQPKLSETDIWAVMEKVLALSADRSPAAKIEVENYIPKDLPNVFVDASQIEQVLINLLINANHAMPGGGKIILRGETNSNGQVAVTVTDTGTGIAKDNLAKIFDPFFTTKKEGEGTGLGLAISHSIMEQNHGALRVSSEIGKGTTFTVLLPVDQGGRLRALKKAVDQKVTHSDADEVCRVLVVDDEKILNEMLQECLKSAGYEVDGAYDGVEGIGLLRYKKYHLILLDIRMPRKDGLEVLQFVKVEYPDIPVIIVTGLASLDEIKETVAMGAFACLKKPFVIETVLAKAAEAIADSCQRRLYKK